Sequence from the Ancalomicrobiaceae bacterium S20 genome:
GTCGGCCATCCGGAGGAGACGCGCATTGCCGAGCGTCGCGAGATAGAAGGCGCGCAGCGCCGACAGGCGGCGCCCCTTCAGCATCGCGACCTTATAGGCCTCGCCCATGGTCTCGATCATCGAATAGCTGGTGCCGCCGCCGACGTCGGTCGCGAGACCAACGCCGACCGGGCGGCGCGGATCGCCGACATGGTCGATGTCGAACAGGCCCGAGCCGAGGAAATTGTTCGAGGTCGGGCAATGCACCACCGCCGCGCCGGCCTCGGCGAGCCTTGCACATTCGCTCTCGGAGAGATGGATGCCGTGGGCGAACAGGCCGGTCGGGCCGACCAGACCGAAGCGCTCGTACACGGCCGTGTAGTCAGGATCGTTCGGAAACAGCGCCTTGACGGTCTCGATCTCGCGCAGGCTCTCGGAGAGATGCGTCTGCATCAGGCAGTCGGGGTTGTCGCGCAGCAGCTCGCCGGCGACGGCGAGCTGCGCCTCGGTCGAGGTGATCGCGAAGCGCGGGCTGATGCAGTAGCGCGCGCGACCGCGGCGGTGCCACTTGGCGATCAGCGCGCGGCTGTCGACGCCGCTCGCCTCGGCCTCGTCGAGACAGCCCGGAGCGGCGTTGCGGTCCATCATGGTCTTGCCGGTCGCGAGCGCCATGCCGCGCCGTTCGGCCGCCGCGAACAGGGCATCGGCGGCGACCAGATGGCTCGACGAGAAGGCGAGCGCGGTCGTCGTGCCGTTGGCGAGCAGGCGGTCGAGAAAGATCTCGGCCGCCGCCTCGGCATGGGGGCGCTCGGCGTACTGGCTCTCCTCGGGAAAGGTGAAGCGTTCCAGCCAGTCGAGCAGGTCGCGGCCGGGCGCGGCGAGCATGCGGTATTGCGGGAAATGGATATGGGCGTCGACGAAGCCGGCCGTGATGATCTTGGCCCCGTGCTCGTCGCGCGGCAGGGCGCGGGCGTCCTCGGGCAGGTCGGCGAGTGCGCCCGCCCAGACGATCCGGCCGTCCGGGCCGATCTGGACCGCGCCATGCTCCTCGTAGCGCACCGCCGCATCGGCCTCGATCGCGGGATCGCCGAGGAAGCTCAGCGTGCGGCCGATCACGACGCGGGAGCGGTCGGCAACTGGTGCGGCAGCGATCTCGGTCATGCGCGATGCGTCTCCGCGAGCTTCTCGACGAAGCGGACCATGGCCTCGACGGCGAGGCCGATGTCGCTCGGGCTCGAGTATTCGGCCGGATTGTGGCTGATGCCGGCCTTCGAGCGCACGAACAGCATGGCGGAGGGGAAACTCCGCGCCATCGCCATGGCGTCATGGCCGGCGCCTGATGGCAGCCGCCGGTTCGCCTCGCCGAGCGAGGCGACGCTCGCGGCGAGCAGATCCTGCAGACTGTCGTCCATCGGACAGGTCGGCGCGTCGGCGAAGCGCTCGAAGCGGATCGTCACGCCGCGGCGCCCGG
This genomic interval carries:
- the guaD gene encoding guanine deaminase translates to MTEIAAAPVADRSRVVIGRTLSFLGDPAIEADAAVRYEEHGAVQIGPDGRIVWAGALADLPEDARALPRDEHGAKIITAGFVDAHIHFPQYRMLAAPGRDLLDWLERFTFPEESQYAERPHAEAAAEIFLDRLLANGTTTALAFSSSHLVAADALFAAAERRGMALATGKTMMDRNAAPGCLDEAEASGVDSRALIAKWHRRGRARYCISPRFAITSTEAQLAVAGELLRDNPDCLMQTHLSESLREIETVKALFPNDPDYTAVYERFGLVGPTGLFAHGIHLSESECARLAEAGAAVVHCPTSNNFLGSGLFDIDHVGDPRRPVGVGLATDVGGGTSYSMIETMGEAYKVAMLKGRRLSALRAFYLATLGNARLLRMADEIGSLTPGRFADLVVLDPEATPVLAARDALSASIEDRLFAMMITGDDRCIAATYVAGAVWRGTAAH